CATATTTCTAGTTTCGGCTCATTGTCTGGAACTCTTCAAGAACAGTGGCATAGGACAAAACCCCAGAACTTTGGGATGATCCAGAACTCCCCATTATCCAATATAAACCTAGATCCATTGTTTTATctttctccacttaaatactaTGATTCATGGATTAGttttcaattaatataatttaataggCATTTGGCCATtggttcaaatatttttcactttatttgGAATTTATAAAGTTAAGAGTTGAAGATGGTTATGTTCGGTTATACTTTTTGCAAAGGAGAGAATATAGCACTATTTTGGAATTTATGAAGATGGAGTTGGAAAATAGATTTGAAGCACTTGTCCAGATTTGGGAATCAACTATTCCCTATTCCAAAGGACATTGTCATAAAGATCAATCAACTCAGGAGGTCTTTCCTATGGAATGGAAATAAAGAGCACAAAAGTTACCACCTAGTTAAGTGGGATACTCTTACTCTTAGCAGGAAACAAGGGAGGGGTTGGGAATAAAAAAGCTCAATCATCCAACCAATTGTCTCCTTCAAAAATAGTTGTGAAGATTCTGCATTGAAGATCAGTCGCACTGGAAAAGAGTCATCACAATGAAGTATCGACTACAAAGCCATTGGATTACTGAGGAGGCTCTTGGAACTTTTGGATGCAGTGTGTGGAAGACTATTAGAAGATTATGGCCTAATTCAAAGGCAACATCTCACTAGAGGTGGGAAATGGTAggaaaattgatttttggaATGAACATTGTATTGGGGATGAAAGCCTGCAATCACTCTTCCCAGACCTGTTTATGCTCACCACTCAAAACAAGGTCACAATCTCACAGCTATGGAGCCGTCAAGGTTGGAATCTCATATTCAGGAAAGCTTTCAATGATTGGGAAATCGAGAGGGTCGTCAATCTTTTTCAGATCCTCAATGCCTTCCCAGGCACCTTTACTGAATCTGATAAGCCTATTTGGAGATGGCAAAGCAAAGGTGTGTTTACAGTAAAGTCATGGTACTGCAGATACAATATTGGCCAAACACAGGTCAGGAACTGGCCATGGAAGTTAACATGGAAGAAAAAAATACCATTGAAGACTCATGTTTTGCTTGGTTAGTGTGCAAAAGGGCCTGCTTAACACATGAAGTGCTTCAAAAGAAAGGCAGACAATTATGCTCAAGATGCTTTGTGTGTGATGAAGATGCAGAAGTTAATAGTCATTTATTCCTTCATTGCAAAGTAGCTACAAGCTTGTGGAACATGTTTCTTGGTCTTCTTGGTGTATGTTGGGTAATTCCAAAGTCCATTAAGGACTTGCTCTACAGCTGGAAGATGATAAGAAGAAGGGAGTCTAATGAAATTGGTGGGAATTAATCTCAGCCTGCATCTGGTGGTCCCTATGGAAAGAAAGGAATGGAAGATGCTTTGTGGATAAGAAAAACAACATCCAGAAAATTAGAATGAACTGTCTTAGTCTTTTGTACTTTTGGTGTAAACAAGATATGATGGGGGATATAAAACTTTTTGCTGACTTTATAGGTGAGTTGTAATCTCCCATAGGGTAGTTTGATATGCTCTGGCGAGATTTGTAAGTGACCTATGCTCATCATTTCTTTGATGATGAGCCTTTTCTGAATACACAGTTACCTTTatctcccaaaaaaaaaaactccaagTTGGAGTTGgaaattttaattgttaataatAGTGATACAAATTTCGTAATAATTAAcgaaaaatacaaatataatgcATGTATGTGTTTATGTAAAAGTGAAAGACTTTTCTACCTTTCAATCTGTTAAGAAATTCCACATCGAAAAAGGGATGGGAATTTGGTATTCTCATATGACTTGGACAAACTTCCATTCATTAGCTAGTTTTTGGGTTGAGTTAGGCCCAAGATCCAtctttacatggtatcagagccaagcACATTCCAATTCTTTGTTCACCAATGTTGGGCCTCCATATTATAGTGTCCACACTCCATATAACGAGGTTTGGGCGTGCAGGAAAGTGTTAAGAATTCATACATCATTAAAGGAATGGAAATTTGGTATCCTTTTATGGATTTGGACAAACCTCTCCTCGTGAGCTAGCTAGCTTTAGGGGTTGAGTTAAGCCTAAGATCCATATTTACACAATCAAATGTTATTTGTATGATACATTTGTTGAAGCAAGTATTAGAACATACTGAAAGAAGAACCACTAAACCAGATCGAACTCTTAAATATAATCACttattaattagaaatttataattctctttttaaattcttatattGTACACAAAACATctgttaaatattatttatttttaaaagtctaCTCTTATTAATTACGAGGGGATCGTGCATATATTTAGACTagttaaaaagaagaagaaaactgaAAAAGGTTAATGAATTGATTCCAAATGTGCAATATTGCATCCTTAAAATCTGCAAATAACACATGACTTTATTTTATCTCCAAAGAACAAATGTCATTAGATCACGATTTTTTAAGAGTTTTTTGGAGGTTAATAGCCAATGTATCGGCTTGTTAGGGGGTCATTGATGAAGTAGGGATAAACCATTAGGGTTTTAGGAGAGATATGaagggaaaaaggaagaaaggcAAAATGAGTAAGAAGAAGTATGTTCCTctataataaaatagaagtcaCATGTtagcatttttttctttttgagaaaaaaaattacaaacatGTGTTCcactaaaataactaaaagtaATGTGTTGTTTGCAGATATTTTTTTCGAGAACAACCAAACTACAAACAACACAtgacttctattttattatatccGAGGAACACACTTCCCCTCATTCATTCTGTCTTTCTTCCTTTTACCTCTTCAAATTCTCTCCTTAAACCCTAATGGATTATCCCTACTTTATCAATGCCCCCAACCAACAAACCGATCAAAAGCGATACATTGGCTATTAACCGCTGAAAAGGTCTTGAACAGATCCTGATCTAGTCACATTTGTTCCtctgaaataaaatagaagtcatGTGTTAGTTGCATATTTTGAGGATGCAATATTGCAAATTTGGAATCAATTAACTAACTTTTTTgatgttttacttttttttcaaactagtatTAATGTATGTGCATCACGTGCTTCCCTCAtatattaataagaataaaattttaaaaataaaatacctaACATTTACAAGATGTATTTGTGTACaatataataactaaaaaagagaatcataaatttcaaacggatatattatcatttttaaaagttagaTTTGCTTTAGTGAAACTTCTTTCGGTATGTTCTTATACTTGCTTCAACAAAAACATCTTAGAAATAGCATTTGATGAACGGTTTACATAAGCACTTAAATGCATGCGTTATGTGTATTTCATGTTAATCATTACAATTTGTATTACTATATTATTAAcagattaaataaatattagcaTTACGAAGACGCATTGTCATACAAAATTGTATAGTAGATTAAGATATAGTATAGTTATTCTTTTAAGCAATTTACCACTACAAAATCGTATTGTAATTCATTATTGGCTTATTTTGGCATTAATAAATTGACATCAATGAACTGATATCACCTCACAAATGTGTTAATTTATTTGTAACTAGTCGTTAAGGAATTGTTATGCCACCAAACTAAGAAAGACTTGTCAAAATTAGTGGAAACAATTACTAATGCCTACACTAGGGTAGGTTGTTAATATCACACTCCTTGGAATGCAATCCTAGCCTAGACCCTATTAACGCGGGTTGCTTTGTGCACCATGCTGctcatttttataattgtatttttaaaagtccTAAACATAAAGTTGCCTTGCATTATAAGTACAATTTTATTCAACTtgtaattatttcttaaaaggTAAAATCTTGTTCGcttttatatttctaaatattgaaattttctataatttcaACTAATGAAGGATTTATTAcataaaatttacttaatttaaaattttgaatattagaaaataattaaatgactaTCTTGTCAAGAGTGAATTCTATTTTAAAAGGGTAAAGATGTGAACAAACATTTTGCTATAGGGATTCATACTTCAAATATTTAGTAAtacttaattttgaattttcagtTTATCTTTAAGAAATGATTCAACTCTaaccattttctttttctcttaatcTATGTGTCTAGTCGAACAACATCACATAAACTGAAACAAAAGACATAGTTTAGATTTAACTAAAAAGAGTGAACAACAAAAACACTCAATTAAACTGAAACAACTAAGAGGGTGTTATgtttctatattttcttttctcgaTTATACAATTTAAAAACAAGAAGCAGAAGAAGGAACTCAGCTCAACATATTAATGCCAACTGATGCTACACTCTTTAATTTAGTTTATCGTACCGTGAGTTGATAATTGGATGATTATTAAGTTCGATAAAGAAAGGATTGCTATAAGTTAAcaaattataattgattttaaagCCCTAAATGTTAGGACTTCTAATATAGTTCAAATAAAGAAAgatttaaaaagcaaaattttagTCAAGTTTGAACTACTAAATATTAGAAGTTTTTACCTCTAACATAAGTAAAAATTTAACAGCTATACCTATAATTAATTTCGAGTTCCTAAATATAAGCTTTACTAGATATCTGGCAAAGATGGTGTTTTTTCAGTAAAGTCTGCTTATAATACATTGTGTAATTTGGATCAGCAAATACCACATGGGCCCTAGAAATATATTTGGGAAGTTAAGATCCCCACAAAAGTATTGTGCTTTTCGTGGTTAGTGGCAAGAAAGACTTGCCTGACACGAGAGAATCTAAGGGAAGGGGATTCCAATTATGCTCTAGATGTCCTTTTTGTGTTTTAGAAACAGAATCCAATAGCCATCTGTTTCTTCATTGTTTTGTCACTAGTCTTCTGTGTCTTAACATTGTGGGACTCCAATGGTGTATGACTTCAAACACCAGTGACCTGCTCAAGGAGTTGGAATTGCAACGCGTGTAGTTGGACAGAAGAAATGGTGGAGACTGGTTCCTGCTTGTATATGGTGGAcatggaaagaaagaaatgtaaGAATGTTTGAAGGAAGAAGTAGCTCTTAACAGAATTTAAAGATGACGtgctttcttatttttcatttttggtgtAATGTTTTGAAGAGGAGGCAGGTATCATTAGCATATCTGGTAGGTGCTCAATAACTGTTAGGATTTCTAGTTGGATCTGATGTCCTTTCACTGTATTTAAGGTTTTGGCACTATCCTAGTGCGTCCCTCTTTAATACTCACAAACAAATACAGAAGAATATAAGGTATAAATAGATGGATTACCGTTGACAAatccaaaatctaaatattatagAAATTAAATCCAAAATCCAATCCGTATACCGAAAATCCAAACCAAATATCCAAAGAACTCAGATTTGGGTTTGGCTCAAACTCTGCCCAGCCCTACTCAATACCTGCACGCAGACCTACCTGGCagcatgtatgtatgtatatcaCACGAGCCATGAATATTACTTCTTATACATAATCAAGAGCTCTAATTATCTATCAATACTTGTTAGCTACGTAACCAATTTAAATGAGAACATAATAGCAATAAGAATTGGGATAACTAACCTGGACAAGCTTTTTGCACATGCTGAAACGCACGCCCTCCATCACTCCCTAGTATTTATGCCTTCTTCCACAAAGTGAATGGTGGAGATTGAGCTATATGATTGAGAGGCTTCAAGCCTAAACTCAAAATTAAATTCTATGGTCACGTATTACGCTGTCGTCGATGGTTTTCTTGTTCCCCGAACCGTCATTCCCACCATCAGCTCCAGTCTCTAAAACAACTCCAAATATAACAGAGCCCTTTAAAATGCTGACATTTAACAACAGACCTACCATAAGTGCCAATACCTTAAATGTTCTCTTCTCAATGCCCATCACCTGATTAGGCAAAGAAGTAAGAACATCTATAGAAAATCCAAAGCCCTTATAGATGCACAACcatttaacaaaaaaagaagtctACCTGCCCTGTAAATGCAACTAAGGGCCTCATTTCTACTGGAAACCTTCTATCATCTTTAGCAGGTATACCAATGATCTTCTGGTCAAAGCTTGCTGCTTTCTCATCTTGAAATATGGAGAGCAAACCCAAAATTGAGTGCATCGCCCGCCTCATTCAATTATTCATCaccttctgaaacaacgtcccTGTCTGGCTTTCCTTCATAGCATTCTATTTAGTCTTTAGCCTGCTGCAGCACAAGAACTATTAATGTGCGAAGAGAACAGTGCCTGTTTTCATTTTTCACCCTTGGGTTAACAATAATCTTCTGGTCAGAGCTTGCTTTCTCATCCCTGAAATATGGAGAGCAAACCCAAAATTGAGTGCATCACCTTCTGAAACGAAGTCCATGTCTGGCTTAATTTCATAGCATTCTATTTGCCTGCTGCAGCACACACTTTTTCATTTCTAGTTTCTCCCTCATTGTCTGGAACTCTTCAAGAATAGTGGCATGGGACAAAACTACAGACACCAGATCAGGAACTATTTCCACTATTTCCATCTCATCATAGCTCAAGAATCTATCATCAGCACTTCAAAGATCCAATCCTAATCGTAACTTATAGAACTTTGGGATGATCCGAAACTCCTCGTATCCAATAAAAACCCACATCAATTGCTTTATctttctccacttaaatactaGGCTTAATTTGCTTGGTATAGGACTCAAACCCGCGACCGGTgtgattcaaatatttatatatgactATGATTCAATTACTATAATTTAATAGGCTTGGCCATAGGTTCGAATATTTTcactttatttcaaatttatgaagttaatgaGCTGAAGATGGTTATGTTTGGTGATACATTTTacaaaagagagaagagagaactaTTTTGGAATTAATGAAGATGGAGTTGGAAAATAGGTTTGTAGCACTTCTCCAGACTTGAAAACCAACTCCAAGTTGgatttggaaattttttaaCCGAACACTTACTTGGAAATGAAGAGAAATCATTCTGAATACAAGTGATGATTCTCATGAAAAAAATAGTATCTACATTTTGGATGAGAAAAATGAACAATGTGCAGCACATATGTAACAGCTAAAGAAGGTTATCATTTaggaatatgaaaaagaaacatCAAAAACCAGCAATATCAAATACGGACACATCATGGCAAAATACTTGGGAGATCCCAAAACAAAGCAACCAATTACATATAAAGCAAAACATCTTCAGGACTTTATTACTCATTCATTCTGGCTTAGATAGTTTGTATAGTCAGCTAGAGATTTTTTGTAAGCTCAAATGCCTCACTTTATAATTTTTGCATCTTCTTAATGCCATTATTAATACAActtcatcaataaaaaaaacatgaatatttaaaaaaagagtgCACTCAAATGAGAGTATTAAGCTATTGAAGCTTAGCATTTCAGAGCAATCCTAACTGAAAGATTATTTTTACAGATgttgaaaatattgatttgacATGCTGTAACAAGGGACAGaacaaaagtgaaaaaaagatattttgttGTTACCATGCAATGACTAATTTTCTTATCTGAAGCGACAAGTTGAGGATCTTCATGGTTAGAAGTATTTATTACAGTGGGATAATAACTATCGTTAACCAATAAGATCCTCAACTTGTAACTCCAGATAAGCAAAAATAAGAATAGCACTTAGGCACAATCAGTTGCCTGCCGAAACAGACTACTACTTACCATTGACATAGACAGGAGTTCAAGTTGCAATTCAACTTTGTACCACAATATCAGATGGACGGTGAATTGAGGCCTCAATGAAACCCATTTCATCtcttaaaaatgaaagataatTCTTATAGAATGGAAGAACTaagcaatataaagaaaactaTGATGACTAATAATAAGAAGCTCGTGGAGCATGGAGATAGAAGCAGTAAACTGATTACTGCAGCTACTTCGGAAGAGAAAAGTAAGAAATTAGCATTACAACAGAAACATCAACACCACTGCCCGAGTAATTCTACACCATTCTTAACTACAGCATCCAGAAGACAAAAATTATAGCTACAACTACAACAAAAGAAGTGTCTTACTTAGCTAGGCAGCCTCTACTTTATCACCATCCACAGCATTGAGTATAGGAAGACTGCTAAGGAATTCATCAAGACCTTCAAAAAACCCAATTACTTCAACAGTGTCATCTTCTCCCTCTCCTGCTTCATTTTCTCGGCTCATTTGAATTATAGGCTCCTCAACCTCATTACTGAACTCCACATTCAAATCCAAATTCCCGAAGTGTTTTGCAACCCTCCCACGTTGCCTTCTTGTCTTACTTGTGACTCCTCTGTTACTTGACTCAACTGTTACAGCATGGGATATTTCCACACCACCTTGAGTTGCTAAACCATCTTGCAAATTGTCGTCATTGTTTCCTTCAACAGTTTTTGCCTTATCAGTGTGCTGTTTCTTGGCATTTTTTCTTGGGGTTCCAATCCTTGCATTCTTTTTCTTCACATTCTTTGCTTCCTTCCTCTCCTTACTCCGATTCCAATCCACATCTGACTCCTGACCTGACTCGGATACCTCAACAaacacatcatcatcatcatcttcaacaTAAATTGTCGGAGTAAAATGCTTTCGTCCACCCCCACTTATTGATCCACCAGCATTAAGTGAACTGCCAAGATTATTCACATTTATCTGTCCTCCAGTAGCATGACTGTTCACATTACTCCCTCCATCCCCCCCAAATCGTGGAGAGGTAAACATGGGCGAGAATGGAGACCAGCTTGAAGTGTTATCTGTATTTCTATTAAAATCCTCCAAAGACAATCCGAAAGGCATAAATCCCCAACAACAAAAGTTAATTTCTTTTCCATCAATAATTGGAGGAGGAGACGCAATTGTTACAGCTTGAAAACCCTTCTTACAATTTTGACACCTTAAATTACAATTAGCATAATCCAGAGAGTACTCATACATAATAAGACAAAAAGGACATGCAGTCCAGAAACTGGGAATCCTCTTACCTGATCCATCTACATTCCCTTCTTGCTCCTTCACATCATCACTAGTACTTGCAGACTTATTTGCATTGTTCCCCACTACATTCTCATTTCTCTCTGGGAGCTGTTGATTCCCATGCTGCTCTACTGTAACCACTGGTTCCCGCCCTTGTGTCGAGCTCAATCGGACACCAACTGGTGGGTTTTCTCTAGTTAAGCTTCTCACAGAGGTTACTGGCTGTGGTTGGTTCAAACTTAAGAATGTAGCAGGTTTTTCATCAGTGTTCGAAAATGAAATAGAAGTCACAGGTTGTGTTTGTTGTCTCAGAAATGTTACAGGTTGTTGTGGTTGCTGTTGCTGCTGCCCAATGTCCGAGCTTCCCATAGAGGTCACAGTTTCTTGCTCACGAGTCAGAAACGTCGGTGGCATAGAAATTCCAGCTTGTGGGTCTCTACTAAAGCTTACACCAGCAGCATCCTGACTAGGCAAATTCACAAACATTTGGTCTGCATTCGAACTAGGCATTGACTGATAAACATTCTGATGCACAAAATTAGAAGTAGGTGCAGTAGACGCAGCAACAGGGTAAAGGTTAAGAAAAAAACCCAACTCCTTATCATACATACTTTTCCTCATAGGGTTAGAAAGAACAGAAAACGCATCCACAACAAGACGAAAAGCTTGATCAGAAAACGGAAAACTGTTATTCTGTGGGTTTAGTAAAAGCGCAAACCTTCGATACTGCTCAGCGATGAAATCCACATTCTGGGTTTGGTTATGAGGAATCTGTAGAATAGAGTAGTAGTCAAAGTGATGATTGTTTATCCGTTTGTCGCCGGCGTTCAAGGTATCAACGATGCCGAGTATTTGGTCGGTAGCAGGTGCAAATGTCGGGTCGGCATCACGAGCCCGGGTTGCGAATGACTTGCTTCCAACTAGGTCACGATTTGTTAACAGTTTCTCAGCTATTGACAGAAAACGCAAAGCTTCTGATCGATTTGTTGGAGGGCCATTGTTGATGAAGAAAGGATGCTCCATTCTAGGGTTTTAGAagagagaaaaatgaagaagaaaagggcGGAGTGAGAGTGAGAGTGTTGAGTTTCTTCTAAAATGAACTAGAAATACAAGTGTCACGTGGTGTCTGCAGATTTTGGGGATTAGGACATTTACTATAGCTTAGATTTGTTAGTAAATTTCATCGAAAACATTGAAACTCGATATCACATTTTGAATACATGATAAATATCTGTAATACGTAGTGAATTTGCATGtgtttatttatctttttaaatggTGTGAATTTGATACGATATATCATGAAATcttagattttgaaaaaaataaaatactttattttattgattttatctACGTAATGGATACTTGAAAACACGagtcaaaaaatttcaaattttgaacagaaaataattgatagattcattttattatttgttaggATTATTAATTGAAACAAGCGAAAATGAAATTTGTTGATGATGTTAAGAAAGTATCCATATAATAAGTGTTTTTCTTAATCAACAAATctgtggaaaaaaaaatattattccatAAATATTCACGTatagtttgaaaaaatattttgtatatcacTAGACCTGAATCCTTACCTTTAACAGAGACCTAGACCATTTGGCCGACCTCAACCCTCAAACTGATCTAACATCAATATCAACCTAAAATATGACAGCGACTCAAGACTTGACCCTCGAATATATCCTCGACCCCACCTCATTACTTGATCCTCGACTTGGCCCTGATCTAACTATAATCTAAGACCCAACAATGACCACAGACACACcccaaaatttgaagttgactcGAGACCTGAAGAACCTTAATATTGAACCAATGTCGGCGATCTAACCCTAAGCTAGGATTGACTTTGACATCGAGTTGTGGTCGAGCTAAGTTCAAACTCTATGTTGGGAGTTAGGAGTTAGGAGTTGGGAGTTGGGATTTGAGGTTGAAAGTCGAGTCTCGGATCGGGGTTGAAGTCAAGAGAAGGATCTTAGATGGAAGGTGGATTGAATAACACGCTTGGCCATAGAATTGAGAAAACTGTATGAAAATAGCAAGCATTTAATTCTATTTTAAGTGTTATAGCTACAATTTACATTAATTGTATTTCGTAGATAATGTTTCGCGCAGTTTGCGATATGGCTTGAACCTACATAGAACATATACTTTTCCAAATTCACATAATTATACAAGAGGTATATACAAATGAACCATATATACAAATCTagaaaactaaaatattttcagaGGTACAAACGAACatgttatgtatatgtatacatatttaaaaaaattaaaatattccaTATACGAATCATCTAATTGttcataataaaaatgatgaagtataacacataaaacataaacatatacaaattcacatgaaaaatgcaattttcaGAGATACAAACAAACATGTAATGTATATGTACACAAATctagaaaaaaaactaaaacgtTTCATTTACGAATCATCCAAGTGTTCATAATAAATGAATCTATAAAGAACTGATCAATTAATATCGTTAAACCTGAATATATAAACGATGTAACAAACACAATACAATTTCATTGTTTGACCTGCcaataaattgaattatataaacttgtcattcatatatatacaaagcAGGGTTCGCGAACTATATAATTAGCATTCGTGATTATACAAATCAGGATTTCCATAGCAAATCATACTATAGTTATGGAAcacaattattaaaattatagatatggaacattaatataattattatgtttgttattCCTAAAATTTACTCATAAAAGTTCGACTCGTTAAATTTGGCCCATTACCTTAAGTTAAGCTGAACATGCAAGTCTTTTGTCACAAAGACATGGTCTTATTAATGGATTTAGCCTCACGTTTTGAGTTGATGCAGTCCAGAGACTAGAATGATTTGGTAACTTGAAATTGAATtccaaaattttagaaatttcaaaagcaacaaaaaattattttcacacTAAATTACtcacatatttttcaaaaaaaacatttgtAATTCCTTTTATGTCGAACACAACTCCAATTTTTAAATACTTCCTCTGCACAACAATAGTTATTCACTATTGACTTGACACACCTTTtaagaaacaataaataataaggataaatattactattttatcctTTC
The DNA window shown above is from Solanum lycopersicum chromosome 11, SLM_r2.1 and carries:
- the LOC101266383 gene encoding uncharacterized protein — protein: MEHPFFINNGPPTNRSEALRFLSIAEKLLTNRDLVGSKSFATRARDADPTFAPATDQILGIVDTLNAGDKRINNHHFDYYSILQIPHNQTQNVDFIAEQYRRFALLLNPQNNSFPFSDQAFRLVVDAFSVLSNPMRKSMYDKELGFFLNLYPVAASTAPTSNFVHQNVYQSMPSSNADQMFVNLPSQDAAGVSFSRDPQAGISMPPTFLTREQETVTSMGSSDIGQQQQQPQQPVTFLRQQTQPVTSISFSNTDEKPATFLSLNQPQPVTSVRSLTRENPPVGVRLSSTQGREPVVTVEQHGNQQLPERNENVVGNNANKSASTSDDVKEQEGNVDGSGKRIPSFWTACPFCLIMYEYSLDYANCNLRCQNCKKGFQAVTIASPPPIIDGKEINFCCWGFMPFGLSLEDFNRNTDNTSSWSPFSPMFTSPRFGGDGGSNVNSHATGGQINVNNLGSSLNAGGSISGGGRKHFTPTIYVEDDDDDVFVEVSESGQESDVDWNRSKERKEAKNVKKKNARIGTPRKNAKKQHTDKAKTVEGNNDDNLQDGLATQGGVEISHAVTVESSNRGVTSKTRRQRGRVAKHFGNLDLNVEFSNEVEEPIIQMSRENEAGEGEDDTVEVIGFFEGLDEFLSSLPILNAVDGDKVEAA